The proteins below come from a single Haemorhous mexicanus isolate bHaeMex1 chromosome 20, bHaeMex1.pri, whole genome shotgun sequence genomic window:
- the UNK gene encoding RING finger protein unkempt homolog isoform X4 has protein sequence MSKGPVAGGPAAAGPASAASALQAQPEKPQHYTYLKEFRTEQCPLFVQHKCTQHRPYTCFHWHFVNQRRRRSIRRRDGTFNYSPDIYCTKYDETTGICPEGDECPFLHRTTGDTERRYHLRYYKTGICIHETDSKGNCTKNGVHCAFAHGPHDLRSPVYDIRELQAMEALQNGQTTSEGGIEGQSAVAASHAMIEKILSEEPRWQDTTYVLGNYKTEQCKKPPRLCRQGYACPYYHNSKDRRRSPRKHKYRSSPCPSVKHGDEWGDPSKCENGDSCQYCHTRTEQQFHPEIYKSTKCNDMQQSGSCPRGPFCAFAHVEQPVLSEDLQQSSAVSSPTQTAPVMYMPSAAGDSVPVSPSSPHAPDLSNVWNKSGTLPTSPTSTTILCRNSSLGSPSNICGSPPGAIGKPHSLESIGFPPDSVTAAGSYKKAPGFEREDQVGAEYLKSFKCQQAKMKSHSLEHRSQEQPLLQPKQDILGILPVGSPLTSSISSSITSSLAATPPSPAGTSSIPGMNANALPFYPTSDTVESVIGGSLLQSSAPVNIPGSLGSSASFHSASPSPPVSLSSHFLHQPQGHLSQSENTFLGTSASHGSLGLNGMNSSIWEHFASGSFSPSTSPAFLSGPGAAEMARLRQELDEANGTIKQWEESWKQAKQACDAWKKEAEEANDRANTANMECELAREQREALELQVKKLQEELERIHTGQDPQFLRSFSDLETLSLSSLYTLQKQLRANLEKVDKAVFQMQSVKCLKCQEENRVVLPCQHAVLCETCAEEGECPICHPNRPHSLQS, from the exons GTACCTGAAGGAGTTCCGCACGGAGCAGTGCCCGCTCTTCGTGCAGCACAAGTGCACTCAGCACCGGCCCTACACCTGCTTCCACTGGCACTTTGTCAACCAGCGCCGGCGCAGGTCCATCCGCCGCCGCGACGGGACCTTCAACTACAGCCCCGACATCTACTGCACCAAGTATGATGAGACCACAGGAATCTGCCCCGAAGGAGATGA gTGTCCCTTCTTGCATAGAACTACTGGAGACACAGAGAGGAGGTATCACTTACGCTACTACAAAACTGGAATCTGCATCCATGAGACAGACTCCAAGGGAAACTGCACCAAGAACGGAGTCCACTGCGCCTTTGCTCATGGGCCCCACGACCTGCGCTCACCCGTGTATGACATCAG AGAGCTTCAGGCGATGGAAGCTTTACAGAATGGTCAGACAACATCTGAAGGAGGCATTGAGGGTCAGTCTGCAGTCGCTGCCAGCCATGCCATGATAGAGAAAATACTCAGTGAGGAGCCAAGGTGGCAAG atacaaCATATGTGTTGGGAAACTACAAGACAGAGCAGTGTAAGAAGCCCCCCCGGCTCTGCCGCCAGGGTTATGCCTGCCCCTACTACCACAATAGCAAAGACAGAAGACGAAGTCCAAGAAAACACAAATACAG ATCTTCACCGTGTCCCAGTGTGAAGCATGGGGACGAGTGGGGAGATCCCAGTAAGTGTGAAAATGGAGACTCCTGCCAGTACTGCCACACTCGCACAGAGCAGCAGTTCCACCCAGAG ATCTACAAATCCACCAAATGCAATGATATGCAGCAGTCTGGCAGCTGTCCCCGAGGACCCTTCTGTGCCTTTGCACATGTAGAAC AGCCGGTGCTCAGCGAAGATTTGCAGCAATCCTCGGCCGTGTCCAGCCCCACACagacagcacctgtgatgtaCATGCCCTCAGCAGCTGGGGACTCTGTTCCAGTCAGCCCTTCCAGTCCACATGCCCCAGACCTTAGCAAT GTGTGGAATAAATCAGGAACTCTGCCAACTAGCCCCACCTCCACCACA ATTCTTTGTAGGAACAGCAGTCTTGGAAGCCCATCTAATATATGTGGGTCTCCTCCTGGTGCCATTGGGAAGCCCCACAGCTTGGAGAGTATTGGTTTTCCTCCAGACTCAGtcacagcagctggcagctACAAGAAAGCACCGGGGTTTGAGCGAGAAGATCAGGTTGGGGCCGAGTATTTGAAGAGTTTCAAATGCCAG CAAGCAAAAATGAAGTCCCACTCCCTGGAACACAGGAGCCAGGAACAACCTTTGTTACAGCCCAAACAG GACATCCTGGGCATTCTCCCAGTGGGGAGCCCACTGACATCCAGCATCTCCTCTAGTATCACCTCCAGTCTGGCTGCAACCCCCCCGAGCCCCGCCGGCACCAGCAGCATTCCAGGCATGAATGCCAATGCCCTTCCCTTCTATCCAACCAGTGACACCGTTGAGTCTGTCATAG GTGGGAGTTTGCTGCAAAGTTCTGCTCCTGTAAATATCCCCGGGTCCCTTGGAAGCTCTGCCTCCTTTCACTCCGCCTCTCCTTCTCCACCGGTCAGCCTCTCATCGCATTTCCTCCAtcagccccagggacacttaAGCCAGTCAGAAAACACTTTCCTGGGGACATCAGCTTCTCATGGATCATTAG GTTTAAATGGGATGAACAGCAGCATATGGGAACACTTTGCTTCGGGGAGTTTTTCGCCCAGTACCTCACCTGCATTTCTGTCAGGTCCAGGTGCTGCGGAGATGGCACGGCTGCGACAAGAGCTGGATGAGGCCAATGGCACAATAAAGCAGTGGGAAGAGTCTTGGAAACAAGCCAAGCAG GCTTGTGATGCTTGgaaaaaggaggcagaggaagcaAATGATCGCGCCAACACAGCTAACATGGAATGTGAACTGGCCCGGGAGCAGAGGGAAGCCTTGGAGCTGCAAGTGAAGAaactgcaggaggagctggagaggatCCACACCGGGCAGGACCCGCAGTTCCTGCGCTCCTTCTCTGACCTGGAGACGCTCTCACTCTCGTCGCTCTACACCCTGCAGAAACAGCTGCGGGCAAACCTGGAGAAAGTGGACAAG GCGGTATTTCAGATGCAGTCAGTGAAATGCCTTAAGTGTCAGGAGGAGAACCGGGTGGTGCTGCCGTGCCAACACGCGGTGCTGTGCGAGACGTGCGCTGAGGAGGGCGAGTGCCCCATCTGCCACCCCAACAGGCCCCACTCTCTGCAGTCGTGA
- the UNK gene encoding RING finger protein unkempt homolog isoform X3, whose amino-acid sequence MSKGPVAGGPAAAGPASAASALQAQPEKPQHYTYLKEFRTEQCPLFVQHKCTQHRPYTCFHWHFVNQRRRRSIRRRDGTFNYSPDIYCTKYDETTGICPEGDECPFLHRTTGDTERRYHLRYYKTGICIHETDSKGNCTKNGVHCAFAHGPHDLRSPVYDIRELQAMEALQNGQTTSEGGIEGQSAVAASHAMIEKILSEEPRWQDTTYVLGNYKTEQCKKPPRLCRQGYACPYYHNSKDRRRSPRKHKYRSSPCPSVKHGDEWGDPSKCENGDSCQYCHTRTEQQFHPEIYKSTKCNDMQQSGSCPRGPFCAFAHVEQPVLSEDLQQSSAVSSPTQTAPVMYMPSAAGDSVPVSPSSPHAPDLSNVWNKSGTLPTSPTSTTILCRNSSLGSPSNICGSPPGAIGKPHSLESIGFPPDSVTAAGSYKKAPGFEREDQVGAEYLKSFKCQQAKMKSHSLEHRSQEQPLLQPKQDILGILPVGSPLTSSISSSITSSLAATPPSPAGTSSIPGMNANALPFYPTSDTVESVIESALDDLDLNEFGVAALEKTFDSSTVPHTSGIMIGGSLLQSSAPVNIPGSLGSSASFHSASPSPPVSLSSHFLHQPQGHLSQSENTFLGTSASHGSLGPGAAEMARLRQELDEANGTIKQWEESWKQAKQACDAWKKEAEEANDRANTANMECELAREQREALELQVKKLQEELERIHTGQDPQFLRSFSDLETLSLSSLYTLQKQLRANLEKVDKAVFQMQSVKCLKCQEENRVVLPCQHAVLCETCAEEGECPICHPNRPHSLQS is encoded by the exons GTACCTGAAGGAGTTCCGCACGGAGCAGTGCCCGCTCTTCGTGCAGCACAAGTGCACTCAGCACCGGCCCTACACCTGCTTCCACTGGCACTTTGTCAACCAGCGCCGGCGCAGGTCCATCCGCCGCCGCGACGGGACCTTCAACTACAGCCCCGACATCTACTGCACCAAGTATGATGAGACCACAGGAATCTGCCCCGAAGGAGATGA gTGTCCCTTCTTGCATAGAACTACTGGAGACACAGAGAGGAGGTATCACTTACGCTACTACAAAACTGGAATCTGCATCCATGAGACAGACTCCAAGGGAAACTGCACCAAGAACGGAGTCCACTGCGCCTTTGCTCATGGGCCCCACGACCTGCGCTCACCCGTGTATGACATCAG AGAGCTTCAGGCGATGGAAGCTTTACAGAATGGTCAGACAACATCTGAAGGAGGCATTGAGGGTCAGTCTGCAGTCGCTGCCAGCCATGCCATGATAGAGAAAATACTCAGTGAGGAGCCAAGGTGGCAAG atacaaCATATGTGTTGGGAAACTACAAGACAGAGCAGTGTAAGAAGCCCCCCCGGCTCTGCCGCCAGGGTTATGCCTGCCCCTACTACCACAATAGCAAAGACAGAAGACGAAGTCCAAGAAAACACAAATACAG ATCTTCACCGTGTCCCAGTGTGAAGCATGGGGACGAGTGGGGAGATCCCAGTAAGTGTGAAAATGGAGACTCCTGCCAGTACTGCCACACTCGCACAGAGCAGCAGTTCCACCCAGAG ATCTACAAATCCACCAAATGCAATGATATGCAGCAGTCTGGCAGCTGTCCCCGAGGACCCTTCTGTGCCTTTGCACATGTAGAAC AGCCGGTGCTCAGCGAAGATTTGCAGCAATCCTCGGCCGTGTCCAGCCCCACACagacagcacctgtgatgtaCATGCCCTCAGCAGCTGGGGACTCTGTTCCAGTCAGCCCTTCCAGTCCACATGCCCCAGACCTTAGCAAT GTGTGGAATAAATCAGGAACTCTGCCAACTAGCCCCACCTCCACCACA ATTCTTTGTAGGAACAGCAGTCTTGGAAGCCCATCTAATATATGTGGGTCTCCTCCTGGTGCCATTGGGAAGCCCCACAGCTTGGAGAGTATTGGTTTTCCTCCAGACTCAGtcacagcagctggcagctACAAGAAAGCACCGGGGTTTGAGCGAGAAGATCAGGTTGGGGCCGAGTATTTGAAGAGTTTCAAATGCCAG CAAGCAAAAATGAAGTCCCACTCCCTGGAACACAGGAGCCAGGAACAACCTTTGTTACAGCCCAAACAG GACATCCTGGGCATTCTCCCAGTGGGGAGCCCACTGACATCCAGCATCTCCTCTAGTATCACCTCCAGTCTGGCTGCAACCCCCCCGAGCCCCGCCGGCACCAGCAGCATTCCAGGCATGAATGCCAATGCCCTTCCCTTCTATCCAACCAGTGACACCGTTGAGTCTGTCATAG AGTCTGCCTTGGATGACCTGGACCTGAATGAATTCGGAGTGGCTGCCCTGGAGAAGACATttgacagcagcacagtgccCCACACGAGTGGCATCATGATAG GTGGGAGTTTGCTGCAAAGTTCTGCTCCTGTAAATATCCCCGGGTCCCTTGGAAGCTCTGCCTCCTTTCACTCCGCCTCTCCTTCTCCACCGGTCAGCCTCTCATCGCATTTCCTCCAtcagccccagggacacttaAGCCAGTCAGAAAACACTTTCCTGGGGACATCAGCTTCTCATGGATCATTAG GTCCAGGTGCTGCGGAGATGGCACGGCTGCGACAAGAGCTGGATGAGGCCAATGGCACAATAAAGCAGTGGGAAGAGTCTTGGAAACAAGCCAAGCAG GCTTGTGATGCTTGgaaaaaggaggcagaggaagcaAATGATCGCGCCAACACAGCTAACATGGAATGTGAACTGGCCCGGGAGCAGAGGGAAGCCTTGGAGCTGCAAGTGAAGAaactgcaggaggagctggagaggatCCACACCGGGCAGGACCCGCAGTTCCTGCGCTCCTTCTCTGACCTGGAGACGCTCTCACTCTCGTCGCTCTACACCCTGCAGAAACAGCTGCGGGCAAACCTGGAGAAAGTGGACAAG GCGGTATTTCAGATGCAGTCAGTGAAATGCCTTAAGTGTCAGGAGGAGAACCGGGTGGTGCTGCCGTGCCAACACGCGGTGCTGTGCGAGACGTGCGCTGAGGAGGGCGAGTGCCCCATCTGCCACCCCAACAGGCCCCACTCTCTGCAGTCGTGA
- the UNK gene encoding RING finger protein unkempt homolog isoform X1: MSKGPVAGGPAAAGPASAASALQAQPEKPQHYTYLKEFRTEQCPLFVQHKCTQHRPYTCFHWHFVNQRRRRSIRRRDGTFNYSPDIYCTKYDETTGICPEGDECPFLHRTTGDTERRYHLRYYKTGICIHETDSKGNCTKNGVHCAFAHGPHDLRSPVYDIRELQAMEALQNGQTTSEGGIEGQSAVAASHAMIEKILSEEPRWQDTTYVLGNYKTEQCKKPPRLCRQGYACPYYHNSKDRRRSPRKHKYRSSPCPSVKHGDEWGDPSKCENGDSCQYCHTRTEQQFHPEIYKSTKCNDMQQSGSCPRGPFCAFAHVEQPVLSEDLQQSSAVSSPTQTAPVMYMPSAAGDSVPVSPSSPHAPDLSNVWNKSGTLPTSPTSTTILCRNSSLGSPSNICGSPPGAIGKPHSLESIGFPPDSVTAAGSYKKAPGFEREDQVGAEYLKSFKCQQAKMKSHSLEHRSQEQPLLQPKQDILGILPVGSPLTSSISSSITSSLAATPPSPAGTSSIPGMNANALPFYPTSDTVESVIESALDDLDLNEFGVAALEKTFDSSTVPHTSGIMIGGSLLQSSAPVNIPGSLGSSASFHSASPSPPVSLSSHFLHQPQGHLSQSENTFLGTSASHGSLGLNGMNSSIWEHFASGSFSPSTSPAFLSGPGAAEMARLRQELDEANGTIKQWEESWKQAKQACDAWKKEAEEANDRANTANMECELAREQREALELQVKKLQEELERIHTGQDPQFLRSFSDLETLSLSSLYTLQKQLRANLEKVDKAVFQMQSVKCLKCQEENRVVLPCQHAVLCETCAEEGECPICHPNRPHSLQS, translated from the exons GTACCTGAAGGAGTTCCGCACGGAGCAGTGCCCGCTCTTCGTGCAGCACAAGTGCACTCAGCACCGGCCCTACACCTGCTTCCACTGGCACTTTGTCAACCAGCGCCGGCGCAGGTCCATCCGCCGCCGCGACGGGACCTTCAACTACAGCCCCGACATCTACTGCACCAAGTATGATGAGACCACAGGAATCTGCCCCGAAGGAGATGA gTGTCCCTTCTTGCATAGAACTACTGGAGACACAGAGAGGAGGTATCACTTACGCTACTACAAAACTGGAATCTGCATCCATGAGACAGACTCCAAGGGAAACTGCACCAAGAACGGAGTCCACTGCGCCTTTGCTCATGGGCCCCACGACCTGCGCTCACCCGTGTATGACATCAG AGAGCTTCAGGCGATGGAAGCTTTACAGAATGGTCAGACAACATCTGAAGGAGGCATTGAGGGTCAGTCTGCAGTCGCTGCCAGCCATGCCATGATAGAGAAAATACTCAGTGAGGAGCCAAGGTGGCAAG atacaaCATATGTGTTGGGAAACTACAAGACAGAGCAGTGTAAGAAGCCCCCCCGGCTCTGCCGCCAGGGTTATGCCTGCCCCTACTACCACAATAGCAAAGACAGAAGACGAAGTCCAAGAAAACACAAATACAG ATCTTCACCGTGTCCCAGTGTGAAGCATGGGGACGAGTGGGGAGATCCCAGTAAGTGTGAAAATGGAGACTCCTGCCAGTACTGCCACACTCGCACAGAGCAGCAGTTCCACCCAGAG ATCTACAAATCCACCAAATGCAATGATATGCAGCAGTCTGGCAGCTGTCCCCGAGGACCCTTCTGTGCCTTTGCACATGTAGAAC AGCCGGTGCTCAGCGAAGATTTGCAGCAATCCTCGGCCGTGTCCAGCCCCACACagacagcacctgtgatgtaCATGCCCTCAGCAGCTGGGGACTCTGTTCCAGTCAGCCCTTCCAGTCCACATGCCCCAGACCTTAGCAAT GTGTGGAATAAATCAGGAACTCTGCCAACTAGCCCCACCTCCACCACA ATTCTTTGTAGGAACAGCAGTCTTGGAAGCCCATCTAATATATGTGGGTCTCCTCCTGGTGCCATTGGGAAGCCCCACAGCTTGGAGAGTATTGGTTTTCCTCCAGACTCAGtcacagcagctggcagctACAAGAAAGCACCGGGGTTTGAGCGAGAAGATCAGGTTGGGGCCGAGTATTTGAAGAGTTTCAAATGCCAG CAAGCAAAAATGAAGTCCCACTCCCTGGAACACAGGAGCCAGGAACAACCTTTGTTACAGCCCAAACAG GACATCCTGGGCATTCTCCCAGTGGGGAGCCCACTGACATCCAGCATCTCCTCTAGTATCACCTCCAGTCTGGCTGCAACCCCCCCGAGCCCCGCCGGCACCAGCAGCATTCCAGGCATGAATGCCAATGCCCTTCCCTTCTATCCAACCAGTGACACCGTTGAGTCTGTCATAG AGTCTGCCTTGGATGACCTGGACCTGAATGAATTCGGAGTGGCTGCCCTGGAGAAGACATttgacagcagcacagtgccCCACACGAGTGGCATCATGATAG GTGGGAGTTTGCTGCAAAGTTCTGCTCCTGTAAATATCCCCGGGTCCCTTGGAAGCTCTGCCTCCTTTCACTCCGCCTCTCCTTCTCCACCGGTCAGCCTCTCATCGCATTTCCTCCAtcagccccagggacacttaAGCCAGTCAGAAAACACTTTCCTGGGGACATCAGCTTCTCATGGATCATTAG GTTTAAATGGGATGAACAGCAGCATATGGGAACACTTTGCTTCGGGGAGTTTTTCGCCCAGTACCTCACCTGCATTTCTGTCAGGTCCAGGTGCTGCGGAGATGGCACGGCTGCGACAAGAGCTGGATGAGGCCAATGGCACAATAAAGCAGTGGGAAGAGTCTTGGAAACAAGCCAAGCAG GCTTGTGATGCTTGgaaaaaggaggcagaggaagcaAATGATCGCGCCAACACAGCTAACATGGAATGTGAACTGGCCCGGGAGCAGAGGGAAGCCTTGGAGCTGCAAGTGAAGAaactgcaggaggagctggagaggatCCACACCGGGCAGGACCCGCAGTTCCTGCGCTCCTTCTCTGACCTGGAGACGCTCTCACTCTCGTCGCTCTACACCCTGCAGAAACAGCTGCGGGCAAACCTGGAGAAAGTGGACAAG GCGGTATTTCAGATGCAGTCAGTGAAATGCCTTAAGTGTCAGGAGGAGAACCGGGTGGTGCTGCCGTGCCAACACGCGGTGCTGTGCGAGACGTGCGCTGAGGAGGGCGAGTGCCCCATCTGCCACCCCAACAGGCCCCACTCTCTGCAGTCGTGA
- the UNK gene encoding RING finger protein unkempt homolog isoform X2, which produces MSKGPVAGGPAAAGPASAASALQAQPEKPQHYTYLKEFRTEQCPLFVQHKCTQHRPYTCFHWHFVNQRRRRSIRRRDGTFNYSPDIYCTKYDETTGICPEGDECPFLHRTTGDTERRYHLRYYKTGICIHETDSKGNCTKNGVHCAFAHGPHDLRSPVYDIRELQAMEALQNGQTTSEGGIEGQSAVAASHAMIEKILSEEPRWQDTTYVLGNYKTEQCKKPPRLCRQGYACPYYHNSKDRRRSPRKHKYRSSPCPSVKHGDEWGDPSKCENGDSCQYCHTRTEQQFHPEIYKSTKCNDMQQSGSCPRGPFCAFAHVEQPVLSEDLQQSSAVSSPTQTAPVMYMPSAAGDSVPVSPSSPHAPDLSNILCRNSSLGSPSNICGSPPGAIGKPHSLESIGFPPDSVTAAGSYKKAPGFEREDQVGAEYLKSFKCQQAKMKSHSLEHRSQEQPLLQPKQDILGILPVGSPLTSSISSSITSSLAATPPSPAGTSSIPGMNANALPFYPTSDTVESVIESALDDLDLNEFGVAALEKTFDSSTVPHTSGIMIGGSLLQSSAPVNIPGSLGSSASFHSASPSPPVSLSSHFLHQPQGHLSQSENTFLGTSASHGSLGLNGMNSSIWEHFASGSFSPSTSPAFLSGPGAAEMARLRQELDEANGTIKQWEESWKQAKQACDAWKKEAEEANDRANTANMECELAREQREALELQVKKLQEELERIHTGQDPQFLRSFSDLETLSLSSLYTLQKQLRANLEKVDKAVFQMQSVKCLKCQEENRVVLPCQHAVLCETCAEEGECPICHPNRPHSLQS; this is translated from the exons GTACCTGAAGGAGTTCCGCACGGAGCAGTGCCCGCTCTTCGTGCAGCACAAGTGCACTCAGCACCGGCCCTACACCTGCTTCCACTGGCACTTTGTCAACCAGCGCCGGCGCAGGTCCATCCGCCGCCGCGACGGGACCTTCAACTACAGCCCCGACATCTACTGCACCAAGTATGATGAGACCACAGGAATCTGCCCCGAAGGAGATGA gTGTCCCTTCTTGCATAGAACTACTGGAGACACAGAGAGGAGGTATCACTTACGCTACTACAAAACTGGAATCTGCATCCATGAGACAGACTCCAAGGGAAACTGCACCAAGAACGGAGTCCACTGCGCCTTTGCTCATGGGCCCCACGACCTGCGCTCACCCGTGTATGACATCAG AGAGCTTCAGGCGATGGAAGCTTTACAGAATGGTCAGACAACATCTGAAGGAGGCATTGAGGGTCAGTCTGCAGTCGCTGCCAGCCATGCCATGATAGAGAAAATACTCAGTGAGGAGCCAAGGTGGCAAG atacaaCATATGTGTTGGGAAACTACAAGACAGAGCAGTGTAAGAAGCCCCCCCGGCTCTGCCGCCAGGGTTATGCCTGCCCCTACTACCACAATAGCAAAGACAGAAGACGAAGTCCAAGAAAACACAAATACAG ATCTTCACCGTGTCCCAGTGTGAAGCATGGGGACGAGTGGGGAGATCCCAGTAAGTGTGAAAATGGAGACTCCTGCCAGTACTGCCACACTCGCACAGAGCAGCAGTTCCACCCAGAG ATCTACAAATCCACCAAATGCAATGATATGCAGCAGTCTGGCAGCTGTCCCCGAGGACCCTTCTGTGCCTTTGCACATGTAGAAC AGCCGGTGCTCAGCGAAGATTTGCAGCAATCCTCGGCCGTGTCCAGCCCCACACagacagcacctgtgatgtaCATGCCCTCAGCAGCTGGGGACTCTGTTCCAGTCAGCCCTTCCAGTCCACATGCCCCAGACCTTAGCAAT ATTCTTTGTAGGAACAGCAGTCTTGGAAGCCCATCTAATATATGTGGGTCTCCTCCTGGTGCCATTGGGAAGCCCCACAGCTTGGAGAGTATTGGTTTTCCTCCAGACTCAGtcacagcagctggcagctACAAGAAAGCACCGGGGTTTGAGCGAGAAGATCAGGTTGGGGCCGAGTATTTGAAGAGTTTCAAATGCCAG CAAGCAAAAATGAAGTCCCACTCCCTGGAACACAGGAGCCAGGAACAACCTTTGTTACAGCCCAAACAG GACATCCTGGGCATTCTCCCAGTGGGGAGCCCACTGACATCCAGCATCTCCTCTAGTATCACCTCCAGTCTGGCTGCAACCCCCCCGAGCCCCGCCGGCACCAGCAGCATTCCAGGCATGAATGCCAATGCCCTTCCCTTCTATCCAACCAGTGACACCGTTGAGTCTGTCATAG AGTCTGCCTTGGATGACCTGGACCTGAATGAATTCGGAGTGGCTGCCCTGGAGAAGACATttgacagcagcacagtgccCCACACGAGTGGCATCATGATAG GTGGGAGTTTGCTGCAAAGTTCTGCTCCTGTAAATATCCCCGGGTCCCTTGGAAGCTCTGCCTCCTTTCACTCCGCCTCTCCTTCTCCACCGGTCAGCCTCTCATCGCATTTCCTCCAtcagccccagggacacttaAGCCAGTCAGAAAACACTTTCCTGGGGACATCAGCTTCTCATGGATCATTAG GTTTAAATGGGATGAACAGCAGCATATGGGAACACTTTGCTTCGGGGAGTTTTTCGCCCAGTACCTCACCTGCATTTCTGTCAGGTCCAGGTGCTGCGGAGATGGCACGGCTGCGACAAGAGCTGGATGAGGCCAATGGCACAATAAAGCAGTGGGAAGAGTCTTGGAAACAAGCCAAGCAG GCTTGTGATGCTTGgaaaaaggaggcagaggaagcaAATGATCGCGCCAACACAGCTAACATGGAATGTGAACTGGCCCGGGAGCAGAGGGAAGCCTTGGAGCTGCAAGTGAAGAaactgcaggaggagctggagaggatCCACACCGGGCAGGACCCGCAGTTCCTGCGCTCCTTCTCTGACCTGGAGACGCTCTCACTCTCGTCGCTCTACACCCTGCAGAAACAGCTGCGGGCAAACCTGGAGAAAGTGGACAAG GCGGTATTTCAGATGCAGTCAGTGAAATGCCTTAAGTGTCAGGAGGAGAACCGGGTGGTGCTGCCGTGCCAACACGCGGTGCTGTGCGAGACGTGCGCTGAGGAGGGCGAGTGCCCCATCTGCCACCCCAACAGGCCCCACTCTCTGCAGTCGTGA